One Campylobacteraceae bacterium genomic window, TTCAGAACAGACAGTTATAGTTTATGCTTCACAAGCAAGTCTGTCTGCTAATATTGATATGTATTGGCAGAGCTTGTATTTTTCTGTAGTAACCTTTACGACTCTTGGTTATGGAGATATTCTTCCTATTGGAATATCACGCTTATTTGCTAGTATTGAGGCTTTATTGGGTGGTTTTATTTTGGCTCTTTTTGTGGTCGTTTTTGTAAAAAAAATGACGCGTTAGTTATTTGTCAAATAAATAAAAGAGCATAAAAAGATAAACCTGTTAGAGAAGTAAGAAGAATAAGGCCAAAAACATAACGTCCTTTTTGTTTGTGTTTTTTTTCTAAATTACCTGTTTTATAAGCTTTATAAGAGGTGAAAACAAAATAAGTCCAATACGACAAAGTCATAACTGCTAAAACAATGTGTGCAAGCAGATAAATCAATAAAAAGACATAATTGTAAGATGAATCTTGTGAATATTTCTGGAATCCACCATCCAATCGTAAGCCTAACTCAAAGATGACTACAACAACTAACGTAATGACAATAATTACAAATTGGGAAATATAATGTTTTTTGTATTGTTTTTTAATTGCATAGGATATTGAATACAAAATTAAAAATGGCAGAATAAAAAAATAGCTAGTAGCTAAATCCAAATAAAGTGGTGCGGCGGTTCCAAAAAAACCAGGTTCAAAAAACATAAATTTCCTAAAATTTTAAATATAAATAATTATAACAGTACTTGAATATGTAACTTAAAGTTCTTTTATTCTTTTTTCAATAAGAAAAGAACCAAAAGGAATAAGTGAAAGTACAAACGTTTCTAGTGCAAATCTAAGTGTCCAAGAATTTTTTCTCATTGTTTCTAATAAAAAAATTACAAAAATTATAAATAAAACTCCGTGAGACATTCCAACAATTTTTACAAAGTAGGGGTTATCTAAAATATATTTAATGGGCATAGCAATAAAAAGTAAAATTAAATATGATATTCCTTCTATATAAGAAATAAGTCTGAATCTATTGATGGCTAGTTTTAACATTGTTTTCCTTTAAAAAATTTATATTAGCATATTAAAGTTAATGATTCTTTAATATCCTTGTTTTAGAATATTTTCCTTATAATAATATTTAATTTTATTATAAGTTATTTTAAATATAATAACAAATTCTATTATTAAAGGCTCTTTTATGTTTGTTAAAATTTTTTTGTTCTTTTGTTTATTTACTGTATGTTTTTCAAAAGAAATAAAAAAAATCAGCGTAAAAGAAAGTTTAATT contains:
- a CDS encoding DUF420 domain-containing protein translates to MFFEPGFFGTAAPLYLDLATSYFFILPFLILYSISYAIKKQYKKHYISQFVIIVITLVVVVIFELGLRLDGGFQKYSQDSSYNYVFLLIYLLAHIVLAVMTLSYWTYFVFTSYKAYKTGNLEKKHKQKGRYVFGLILLTSLTGLSFYALLFI
- a CDS encoding DUF3817 domain-containing protein produces the protein MLKLAINRFRLISYIEGISYLILLFIAMPIKYILDNPYFVKIVGMSHGVLFIIFVIFLLETMRKNSWTLRFALETFVLSLIPFGSFLIEKRIKEL